The Roseibium sp. Sym1 nucleotide sequence CGAGAAGGCCCTGGAAGGGGCGGTGCTCTACCTGCTGGCACACTCCCTGTTCAAGGGGGCGCTGTTCATGGTCGCCGGCACCATCGATCACGAGGCCGGTACCCGCGATATTACCAAGCTGGGCGGGCTGCGCTCGGCCATGCCGATCACTTTCGCGGCCGCATGCCTGGCGGCACTGTCCATGGCCGGACTGCCTCCCTTCATCGGGTTCATCGCCAAGGAAGTGCTCTATTACGGTACCTCCGGCTGGCTGGAGTTCTGGGGCGGTCCGATCACCGTCACCGCGGTGGTCGGCAATGCCCTGATGCTGGTGATCGCCGCCGCCGTTGCCATCAAGCCCTTCCTGGGGCCGAAGGTGGGGACGCCGAAACATGCGCATGAGGGGCCGGTGCTTCTTTTTGCGGGGCCTGTTGTCCTGTCCGTTCTGGGCCTCGGGCTGGCGTTGATCGCCCATACCACCGGTGAGCTTTTTGTCGGCCCGACCCTGTCGTCGCTGATGGGCGAGCCGAAGTCGGTCGAACTTCATCTCTGGCCGACCAAGATCAATGCTCCGCTGATCCTGTCGCTGGTTACCATCGGGCTCGGTATCGTCCTGTTCACGCAGATCGACCGCCTGCGTGCGATCATTGCCTCCGTGCTGGAGGTGATCGGCTGGGGCCCCGACAAGGGATTCGACCAGTTCGTTGCCGGCACTGTCTCCCTTTCCAGCCGGGTGACCCGGGTGCTGCAGAACGGCAAGATGCAGACCTACATGGTTTTGATCTTCCTGTTCACCGGCCTCGCGGTCCTCTTGCCGGGCTATCTCACAAACAGTTTCCCGGCGATGCCGAAAATGCCGGAATACCGTTTCTATGAATGGGGCATCCTGCTGATCGCCGTTCTGGGCCTGATCGCGGTGCTGGTTGCCAAGACGCGCCTGACGGCGATTGTTTCGCTCGGCATCCAGGGGTTTGCGGTTGCGCTGATCTTCATGATGTTCGGCGCACCGGACCTGTCCTTCACGCAGTTCATGGTCGAGACTCTGTCGGTCGTCATTCTGGCTCTCGTGATGACGCGCCTGAACCTGTCGCCGAGCGACCATCGTCCGTTGTCCGCCGCCCTCGCGACAGGGCTCGTCGCGGCCGCTGTCGGCCTGGGACTGTCCCTGACCCTGCTGGCGATCACCCAGCAGCCTTTCGACAGCCGCCTGTCGGATTTCTTCACCGAGTTCAGCAGGTCCATCGCCCACGGCCGCAATATCGTCAACGTGATCCTGGTGGACTTCCGCGGCATTGATACGCTCGGCGAAATTACCGTGGTCGTGCTGGCGGGCCTGTGTGTCCTCGCACTGATCCGCGTGCGTACCAAACCCGACAAGACGGCAGAGGCCTCGGAGCAGGATGCGCTCAAGGCCCAGCAGGCGGAGGCACGCTGATGCGCACGATCATCTTCCGCACCATCGCGCCCTACCTGTCCGCGCTCATGGTCCTGTTCTCGATCTTCGTGCTGCTGCGCGGTCACAACGATCCGGGGGGAGGCTTCATCGGCGGGCTGATCGCCGCCTCGGCGCTGGCGATCTTCGGTGTCGCCTGCGGCGTTGCCTCCGTGCGCCGCGCGATCGTGTTTCACCCGATGGGCATCGCCGGTTTCGGTCTCTTCATCGGTGCGCTGGCGGGCATCGTCTCGTTTTTCAAGGGGCAGCCTTTCATGACCAGTCAATGGTGGTACGTGAAGCTGTTCGGCGTTGAAATCCCGCTGTCCACGCCGCTGATCTTCGATATCGGGGTCTACCTGGTTGTGGTCGGGGCGATCGGTTCGATTGCCCTCGCGCTGGAAGAAAGGGAGGCCGACTGATGGAAACCGGCGTCGTCATCCTGATCGGCCTGTTCTTTACGGTCGCCGTCTACCTGATGCTTTCGAAGCAGCTGGTGCGGATGCTTCTCGGCATCGCCATCCTGGGCAATGCCGTGAACATGCTCATCTTCACGAACGGGCGGCTGACGCGCGAAGTGCCGCCGCTCATCCCGGAACATCTCTATACGCCGGAAGTTGCCACGGCCAACCCGCTGCCCCAGGCGCTGGTGCTGACCGCCATCGTCATTTCCTTCTCGTTCTTTGCCTTCCTGCTGGTCCTCGCTTTCCGGGCCTATCAGGAGCTGGGAACCGACGAAGTCAATGAAATGCGCATCGCCGAACCCGAAAACGACCAAACTCCGCCGCAAGGGTACTAAGTTTAATGGCCGGTTCTTCCGTTTCCGTCGATCTATCCCAGGCCATGATCATTGGCGCGGTTCCGGCCGGTGACTGGCTGGTGGTGGCACCGACGCTCATCACCATCCTGGGCGGGTCCTTGTGCCTCATGCTGCGCAAGAACACGGATCTACAGCCCAGGCTCGGGATCGGGTTCCTGGCGCTTCTGGTGCTGGCCAATCTCGGACTGCTCGTCCGCGTTCTCGACCAGGGTGTGATCACCATGGTCATGGGCAGCTGGCTGCCGCCCTTCGGCATTGCCTTCACGGTGGATGCGCTTGGTGCGACCCTGTCGCTGATCGGGTCGGTCGTTGCGCTGTGCGCGGGGATCTTCGGGGCCGCAACGGTGAGCAGCACAGGCCGCCGCTACGGATTCTATCCGTTCCTGCTTCTCTTGATGACCGGTGTCTGCGGCGCCTTCATCACCGGTGACATCTTCAACCTCTATGTCTGGTTCGAAGTGCTGCTGATCTCCTCCTACGGCCTGCTGGTGCTCGGCAACGACCGGATCCAGCTGGACGGGGCGGTCAAATACGGGGTGCTGAACCTGATCGGCACCAACCTGTTCCTGATCGCGACAGGTCTGCTTTACGGGATCTTCGGCACGCTCAACATGGCCGACCTCGCCCAGAAGGTGGCCGCGCTGGACAATCCGGCCTCCGGCACGCTGGCCACGGTGGCGGCACTGTATTTCCTGGCCTTTGCCATGAAGGCGGCAGCGTTCCCGGTCAATTTCTGGCTGCCGGCCTCCTATCACACGCCGAATATCGTGGTGTCCGCGGTGTTTGCCGGCCTGCTGACCAAGGTCGGTGTCTACGCGCTGATCCGGGTCATGGTGCTGATCCTGCCTGCCTCGCGCGACTACATGGCAGACGTCATCGCCCTGGTCGCCATCGTCACCTTGATGACCGGTGCCCTTGGCGCTCTCGCCCAGAGCGAGGTCCGCCGCCTGCTCGGCTATCTTGTGATCGCAGGGATCGGAGCGATGCTTGCGGGTGTCGCCGTCGGCTCCACGCTGGCCGTTTCCGGTGCGATCTTCTACGCGGTCCATTCCATCATCGTCATGACCGCGCTCTACATGGCCGCGGGCATCATGGACATGATGGGCGGGTCCTACGAGCTGAGGAAACTCGGGGGGCTCTATCAAAAGAGCGCGGCGTTTGCCGGTGTCTTTCTTGTGCTGGGCTTTGCCGTTTCGGGCCTGCCGCCTTTTTCCGGCTTCTGGCCGAAGGTGGTTCTTGTGGACGCGTCCTTTCAGGACGGCCGTCCCTGGCTGGCCGCCGCCATCCTGGTCAGCGGGTTCCTGACAACCCTCGCGATAGGGCGGGTCTGGATCTTTGCCTTCTGGCGCGGTGGACCCGAAGGCACGCCGGATGGCCAGTCCGTCACGGTTTCGACCGGCAATTCGGTGCAATTGTCCGGTGGCGCGGTCTGGCTGCCGCTTGGTATCCTGACCGCGCTCGTCGTCTATTTCGGCCTTCAGCCGGAGTGGATGCTTGAATTGTCAACGCGGGGGGCAAGTGGCGTCATCGAGCCGCTCGGCTATCTGCGCTCGGTCTTTGGAGGCGAGGGATGACCAGTCTCTTTCTCATCAATATCCTTCTGATGCTTGCCTGGGCTGCGGTCACCGGGAGTTTCTCCGAGGTCAATCTGGCCTTCGGTTTTCTGCTCGGCTTCGGCGGCCTTTACCTGATCCGCGAACAGGTGGGGACGGCGGCCTATACCCAGCGCGTCGTCAAGGGGTTCAGTCTGGCGCTTCTTTTCGTCTATGAACTGGTTCTGTCCGCCTGGCGCGTTGCCATGATCGTGCTGCGGCGGGAGATCAAGCTGCAGCCGGGCATCATTGCCTTTCCGCTGACCGTCGACCGGGATTTCGAGATCACCATGCTGGCCAACCTGATCACGCTCACGCCGGGCACGCTGTCGGTGGATGTCTCCGAAGACAGGAAGACACTTTATGTGCACTGCATAGATGTTCCCGACCCGCAGGCCACGATCGATGACATCAAGAACGGGTTCGAGCGGAAGATCCTGGAGGTGTTCAGATGAGCCCCTTCGAAACATTCGCCTCCGGCTTTCTCGAAGTCAGCGTCCATATCGCCCTGGGTCTCCTGACCGTTTCCTTCTTTGTCATCGTCTTCAGGACCGTGAAGGGGCCGAGCCTGCCCGACCGGGTGGTTGCCCTCGACATGCTGGTGGCCGTCGGCATCGGATTCATCGCCGCCATCGGCGTGTCCACGGGCTACTACCTCTACATCGATATCGCCATCACGCTCGGGCTGGTCGGATTTCTGGCAACGGTCGCCTTTGCGCGCTTCGTTCTCAACCGCGGCCAGGCCGGGGACAAGTCCATCATGGACGAGGTCGAGGAGAGCATCAAACGCCGGGAGGCAGGTCAATGACCGCGATTGTTGAAATTGTCACCGGCGTCATGCTGGTGGTGGGAGCTTCGTTTGCCCTGGTGGCGTCGGTCGGCCTCATCCGTTTGAAGGACGTCTACATGCGCATGCATGCCGCCTCGAAGGCCGGCACGCTCGGGTCCGGTGTCATGTTGCTGGCGCTTGCGGTTCACGCCAGCGACCTGGCCGTGGTCACGCGCGCCATCGCCGGAGTGGTCTTCTTCCTCCTGACTGCCCCAATTTCGGCCCATTTGTTGGCGAAAGCTGCTTATGCGGCCGGTTATCGCCCGTGCGCCGATACCAAGGTGGATGCCCTTGCAGAAACAGTCCGTCCCAAGGGCTGAGGCCGGAAGAGGCCTGTCTGCGGCTGAATAGTCAGGAGCCCGGGCAATACTATCCGTCCATTGTCTAAGCGGGTGCACAAGATACAGTCAATATTTATAGAATTTGATTTTTATTGCGTATACGCAATTTTTATTTGAATTTCGGGGTTGTCGTTTCTGAAGTGCGGTTATATAAGGCTGTGACGATTTCCTGCGAAGTAGAATCGTTTTTGATTTACGGGTTCGCAAGTAACGGAATTTCCAGAACCGGCTACGCCCCCGATAGTTTGCAGGTAAACACCGCAGATAAATTGAATTCAGTAGAGAACGGGTGAAATATGACTGACAGTCCGGTTGATGCAAATCTGATTGATCTTACCGCAGACATCGTGTCGGCCTATGTGAGCAACAACACGGTTGCGTCAACAGATCTGCCAGACTTGATCAACGAAGTGTACGGCGCGCTGCAGAAGACCGCCAATGCTTCCAGCGAGCCGGAGCCGGAGCCGCTGAAGCCGGCCGTTCCCGTCAAGAAATCCGTGATGCCGGATTACATCATCTGTCTCGAAGACGGCAAGAAGTTCAAGTCGCTGAAGCGCCATCTGCGTACCCATTACAACATGACCCCGGAAGAGTACCGGGAAAAGTGGGACCTGGGCGCGGACTATCCGATGGTTGCGCCGAACTACGCCGCTGCCCGCTCCGAACTTGCCAAGAAAATGGGTCTTGGCCAGCAGCGCAAACGGTCCAAGTAAGGATCGCGATTTCGTGTACCGGAATACAGGGAGCTGCTCATTGAGCAGCTCCCTTTTTTGTTGTCGGGAAGCCGGAACTGCGCGAACTGCACACCTTGCGCCAACGGCGCATTACCCCGTCGTTAAGTTCATCGTCGGGGAGGAGGCGCGCGCTGGACGCGAAGCGGCGCCGGTCAGGCGGCTTCCAGGGCCTGCTGCGCGTCCGAACGGATACGGCCCACCATGGAGCGCAACCCGTTGGAGCGTTGCGGCGTCAGGTGATCCTGCAGGCCAAGTTGGGAAAAGATCGCCTCGACATCCGTTTCCAGAATCTCGCGCGCCGGTTTTCCGCTGAACAGCGCGGTCACGATCGCCACGAGGCCCTGGACGATCAGGGCGTCGCTGTCGCCTTTGAAGGTCAGAACCGGCGCACCGTCGGCATTCCTGTCCACGGAGGTGATCAGCCAGACCTGAGACACGCAGCCGCGCACCTTGTTGGCGTCGGTCTTTTCGTTCTCTGAGAGATCCGGCAATTCCTTGCCGAGGTCGATCAGGTATTTGTAGCGGTCTTCCCAGTCGTCGAGAAAATCAAACGTCTCAAGGATTTCGTCCAGGCTGGTTGTCATGGCACCGGTCTTTGCAGGTCGTTTGCGCCTTCATATAGCCTGCATGGGCGCAAGTGCAAACGATGATGACGGCGATCCCGTCTCGCGGCCTGGCCGAATTGTGAAAACCGGACGAAAATCTGCGGGCGACGGACACAAAAATACGCCGCAGATGAAATGGGCAGCTATCCATCTGCGGCGCAGCGGAACGAACCGCTGAAGTGAAGCCGTCTTTGCGGTGCCACAGATGGCACCGCAACAGCGGGGCGCAATCGGCCGTTATCGGACCCAGGAGGTCATAGGGTCTTCAACGGCCTGTCTGCTCAGGTCTTCTGACCTGAGCGTGGTTTGGGCCGTGGCACCGGCCCAAAATCTGTCTCCACTGGGGAGACGGTGTTCAAGTCCGGTTGCCAGTCGGTGCGTCCGGCCAGCTTCTGGATCGGGTGACCTGCAGTGGCGGTTCCGGTGGATCCGGTCAGCAAGGGTTCGGATTCGGCATTGTCGGCGATCTGTGTGTCGAGAAACTCGTAGACGATGCGTGCGCCGTCGCGGGCACGGCTGCCGATTGCCGCCAACGCGTCGCCGCCGGTCTCGCAGGCTTGCGGATTGCGTCCACAAAACCCACCAAGATCCGAAACGGTGGCCTGCGCGGCCAGGAAGGCAGAAACCGGATCGACTGTTTCCACCGAAGGTTCATCGTCCTGTTCGAATCCCAAAGGGATCAGGACCAGAACCAAGGTGAGCCAGAAGGCGGTTCTCAGGAGAAAGAACATGTCGCTACCCATAGTGTCAGTTCTGTCGTTGCATGCCTTCTTGCCACCGGCACGCTTGTTATGAGGGCACCATAGCAGTGACATGAGAATGCCCGGTTGAGCGGGAAAGTCCAATTTTCGTAAAATAAAACAGGCATTTAAGGGGAATTTTCTGAAAAATTGAATCAAATTTGAACGATTTCGGGGCAACGTGTTGAAATCGCGAGGATTTCGGAAAAAAAAGCGCATTCCCAATTCATCCTTTATCGTTCCTTAAGTGCTCCGGCGGACAATACCCGCACAAGGGGTGCGAGCGGCGGTGATTGTCGCTGTTGTGTGGTAGAGTAGAGTGCGTAACCTTCTGAAATTCATTGGAAATATGTTCAGGCATTGGGTGGTCCGGGTCGACGGGATGATTCATCCTGCCGCGGCTTCAGACCCGTTTTTGGCGCCGTTGCACCGGTCCTTTCTGATCAGCAGCTTCGCAAGCGGCGCGGCCGCGCTGATTGTCCTGCCGTTGCATCTCGCGCTTGCAGGGCCGCCGCATGCCGCGGTTCTTCTGGTGCTGACGTGGATGGTGAGCCAGTGGCCGCTTGCGCTGTTCCTCTCCCGTTCGGGAGGGTTAAACAGGGTGATCGGGCTGTCTTCCGGCCTGTTTGCCTGTCTGGTGGCCGGCATTTGCCTGCTGACGGGCGGCACCGGATCGTTTGCGCTGGTGTGGCTGCTTGTTCCGTTGATGGAAACGGCCTTTTCGACCGACCGCCGGACGCCTGTCCTGCTGACCCTCTTGTGTGGTGCGTTGCTCGCCGGCATTGCCCTGATGCCGCTGC carries:
- a CDS encoding putative monovalent cation/H+ antiporter subunit A; translation: MTPAMIDDTTLYAVLAPFAAAAVAPFLTRWFKHNAAWPLAIVPALIFLHFTGFVEPVSQGESFVASKAWAPSYGVNFSVYVDGLSTLFALLISGIGTFIILYAGGYLKGHPQQGRFFSFLFMFMGAMLGLVLGNNLISLFIFWELTSVTSFLLIGFDHLRAASRRAALQALVVTGGGGLALLAGFILIIAATGEIEMSVLLGSPDIIKDTGLYLPIFLLVLGGAFTKSAQFPFHFWLPNAMEAPTPVSAYLHSATMVKAGVYMLMRMQPLLGGTPEWTTVLPIFGGLTLLVGTILAVRQTDLKLMLAYTTVASLGLLVMLTGTSHEKALEGAVLYLLAHSLFKGALFMVAGTIDHEAGTRDITKLGGLRSAMPITFAAACLAALSMAGLPPFIGFIAKEVLYYGTSGWLEFWGGPITVTAVVGNALMLVIAAAVAIKPFLGPKVGTPKHAHEGPVLLFAGPVVLSVLGLGLALIAHTTGELFVGPTLSSLMGEPKSVELHLWPTKINAPLILSLVTIGLGIVLFTQIDRLRAIIASVLEVIGWGPDKGFDQFVAGTVSLSSRVTRVLQNGKMQTYMVLIFLFTGLAVLLPGYLTNSFPAMPKMPEYRFYEWGILLIAVLGLIAVLVAKTRLTAIVSLGIQGFAVALIFMMFGAPDLSFTQFMVETLSVVILALVMTRLNLSPSDHRPLSAALATGLVAAAVGLGLSLTLLAITQQPFDSRLSDFFTEFSRSIAHGRNIVNVILVDFRGIDTLGEITVVVLAGLCVLALIRVRTKPDKTAEASEQDALKAQQAEAR
- a CDS encoding Na+/H+ antiporter subunit B, encoding MRTIIFRTIAPYLSALMVLFSIFVLLRGHNDPGGGFIGGLIAASALAIFGVACGVASVRRAIVFHPMGIAGFGLFIGALAGIVSFFKGQPFMTSQWWYVKLFGVEIPLSTPLIFDIGVYLVVVGAIGSIALALEEREAD
- a CDS encoding Na+/H+ antiporter subunit C, with translation METGVVILIGLFFTVAVYLMLSKQLVRMLLGIAILGNAVNMLIFTNGRLTREVPPLIPEHLYTPEVATANPLPQALVLTAIVISFSFFAFLLVLAFRAYQELGTDEVNEMRIAEPENDQTPPQGY
- a CDS encoding Na+/H+ antiporter subunit D yields the protein MAGSSVSVDLSQAMIIGAVPAGDWLVVAPTLITILGGSLCLMLRKNTDLQPRLGIGFLALLVLANLGLLVRVLDQGVITMVMGSWLPPFGIAFTVDALGATLSLIGSVVALCAGIFGAATVSSTGRRYGFYPFLLLLMTGVCGAFITGDIFNLYVWFEVLLISSYGLLVLGNDRIQLDGAVKYGVLNLIGTNLFLIATGLLYGIFGTLNMADLAQKVAALDNPASGTLATVAALYFLAFAMKAAAFPVNFWLPASYHTPNIVVSAVFAGLLTKVGVYALIRVMVLILPASRDYMADVIALVAIVTLMTGALGALAQSEVRRLLGYLVIAGIGAMLAGVAVGSTLAVSGAIFYAVHSIIVMTALYMAAGIMDMMGGSYELRKLGGLYQKSAAFAGVFLVLGFAVSGLPPFSGFWPKVVLVDASFQDGRPWLAAAILVSGFLTTLAIGRVWIFAFWRGGPEGTPDGQSVTVSTGNSVQLSGGAVWLPLGILTALVVYFGLQPEWMLELSTRGASGVIEPLGYLRSVFGGEG
- a CDS encoding Na+/H+ antiporter subunit E, which produces MTSLFLINILLMLAWAAVTGSFSEVNLAFGFLLGFGGLYLIREQVGTAAYTQRVVKGFSLALLFVYELVLSAWRVAMIVLRREIKLQPGIIAFPLTVDRDFEITMLANLITLTPGTLSVDVSEDRKTLYVHCIDVPDPQATIDDIKNGFERKILEVFR
- a CDS encoding cation:proton antiporter, which gives rise to MSPFETFASGFLEVSVHIALGLLTVSFFVIVFRTVKGPSLPDRVVALDMLVAVGIGFIAAIGVSTGYYLYIDIAITLGLVGFLATVAFARFVLNRGQAGDKSIMDEVEESIKRREAGQ
- the mnhG gene encoding monovalent cation/H(+) antiporter subunit G, translating into MTAIVEIVTGVMLVVGASFALVASVGLIRLKDVYMRMHAASKAGTLGSGVMLLALAVHASDLAVVTRAIAGVVFFLLTAPISAHLLAKAAYAAGYRPCADTKVDALAETVRPKG
- a CDS encoding MucR family transcriptional regulator codes for the protein MTDSPVDANLIDLTADIVSAYVSNNTVASTDLPDLINEVYGALQKTANASSEPEPEPLKPAVPVKKSVMPDYIICLEDGKKFKSLKRHLRTHYNMTPEEYREKWDLGADYPMVAPNYAAARSELAKKMGLGQQRKRSK
- a CDS encoding SufE family protein, yielding MTTSLDEILETFDFLDDWEDRYKYLIDLGKELPDLSENEKTDANKVRGCVSQVWLITSVDRNADGAPVLTFKGDSDALIVQGLVAIVTALFSGKPAREILETDVEAIFSQLGLQDHLTPQRSNGLRSMVGRIRSDAQQALEAA
- a CDS encoding DUF5330 domain-containing protein; the protein is MRFFFRNPRDFNTLPRNRSNLIQFFRKFPLNACFILRKLDFPAQPGILMSLLWCPHNKRAGGKKACNDRTDTMGSDMFFLLRTAFWLTLVLVLIPLGFEQDDEPSVETVDPVSAFLAAQATVSDLGGFCGRNPQACETGGDALAAIGSRARDGARIVYEFLDTQIADNAESEPLLTGSTGTATAGHPIQKLAGRTDWQPDLNTVSPVETDFGPVPRPKPRSGQKT